A single window of Sphaerodactylus townsendi isolate TG3544 linkage group LG05, MPM_Stown_v2.3, whole genome shotgun sequence DNA harbors:
- the LOC125433485 gene encoding protein zyg-11 homolog B-like isoform X2, with protein sequence MVRFLHIQNRQRAPLTVCGDCSAVQAEASPYSLVDICLNALVADLEKFCIQRPDGSLCLKESERLPQEVADRLLQTMAYRELLNDGTVGIFRGNQIRLKQACIRKAKISAQAFQQAFCHHKLIELDAAGMNEAVTVSDVVSRLGSSVWIQSNLQCLVLDSITLSPTNAYERCFSQLSGLRSLSITNVAFRDEDLAEVASLPRLESLDISSTSVTDITALVACKDRLKSLIMHGLKSLNMPAPKFLNVMRELKYLNHLDISDEQHSRSHISVHLLGEKDILPDLVSLDISGSKGITDEAVEAFVRQRPKMRFVGLLGTEAGYTEFLSGEGTLKVSGGENENQISEALKRYSERACFVKEAFFHLFTHTCFMRITKPEILKLVIIGMRNHPLDLAVQLTASACALNLTRQGLAAGMPVRLLSSVIQLLLKAMETFPEQQQLQKNCLLSLSSVRILQDVPFNRFAAAKFVVQWLCNPENQHIQRIAVNIISILALKLSDEQAAQLIAEFYIVVEKLLEIVEQKTNQNELDTTFHFTLSALWNLTDEAPTTCGHFIDNKGLELFMRVLQAFPADSSTQHKVLGLLNNVAEVRELHPKLMQKDFVDHINELLTSPEMEVSYFSAGIIANLLSRGEQAWTLSQTQRRQLIEKLHSALLKWPTPECKMVALPAYRSLKPFYPLLDCFMLPGVQIWAAWAILHICYKTPARYCAMIIEEDGLQHLYNIKENDQSDPDVQYLTTEILTYMDNHMMYYGKPKHLNELQAKSNG encoded by the exons ATGGTGCGGTTCCTGCACATCCAGAACCGGCAACGAGCCCCACTAACTGTTTGCGGAGATTGTTCTGCTGTGCAG GCTGAAGCATCTCCTTATTCCTTAGTTGATATCTGCTTAAATGCCTTAGTTGCTGATTTAGAAAAATTTTGCATACAGAGGCCAGATGGGTCATTATGCTTGAAAGAGTCAGAAAGGTTACCTCAAGAAGTGGCTGATCGATTACTGCAGACAATGGCATATCGAG AACTGTTGAATGATGGGACGGTGGGCATTTTCCGAGGCAACCAAATACGTTTGAAGCAAGCTTGCATCCGCAAAGCAAAGATCTCTGCCCAGGCCTTCCAGCAGGCATTCTGCCATCACAAACTAATAGAGCTTGATGCTGCAGGGATGAATGAAGCTGTTACTGTTTCAGATGTCGTGAGCAGGCTGGGTAGTAGCGTGTGGATCCAGAGCAACCTCCAGTGCCTTGTTTTGGACTCGATAACTCTTTCCCCAACAAATGCTTATGAAAGGTGTTTTAGCCAGCTCTCTGGTCTTCGTTCTTTGAGCATTACCAATGTGGCCTTCCGTGATGAAGATTTAGCAGAGGTTGCTTCCCTGCCAAGATTAGAAAGCTTGGATATATCCAGCACTTCTGTCACAGACATAACTGCACTCGTTGCCTGCAAGGATCGGCTTAAATCTCTCATTATGCATGGTTTGAAAAGTTTAAATATGCCTGCACCAAAGTTCTTGAATGTCATGAGAGAGCTAAAGTATTTGAATCATCTTGATATCTCAGATGAACAACATTCCCGATCACATATATCTGTTCATCTATTGGGGGAAAAAGACATTCTGCCAGACCTTGTATCTTTGGACATTTCTGGGAGTAAAGGCATTACAGATGAAGCTGTAGAAGCATTTGTCAGACAGCGACCTAAAATGCGGTTTGTGGGGTTACTGGGTACTGAAGCAGGATATACAGAGTTCCTTTCAGGAGAAGGAACCTTGAAG GTGTcaggaggagaaaatgaaaacCAGATTTCAGAAGCTTTGAAGCGCTACAGTGAAAGGGCTTGCTTTGTGAAAGAAGCCTTTTTTCACCTTTTTACTCATACATGTTTTATGAGAATCACAAAGCCTGAAATCCTAAAG CTTGTAATTATTGGAATGAGGAATCACCCTCTGGACTTAGCAGTACAGTTGACTGCTAGTGCCTGTGCCCTGAACTTAACTAGACAAGGTCTAGCAGCAGGCATGCCTGTCCGCCTACTCTCCAGTGTTATCCAGCTGCTTTTGAAGGCCATGGAAACTTTTCCTGAACAGCAGCAG CTGCAGAAGAATTGCCTTCTTTCTTTATCAAGTGTCAGAATCCTGCAAGATGTTCCATTTAACAG GTTTGCAGCTGCCAAATTTGTTGTTCAGTGGCTGTGTAACCCGGAAAATCAACATATACAAAGAATAGCTGTTAATATTATCTCTATCCTGGCATTAAAG CTTTCAGATGAACAGGCAGCACAACTTATTGCAGAGTTCTACATAGTTGTTGAG AAACTTCTTGAAATTGTTGAACAGAAAACCAATCAAAATGAACTGGACACAACTTTTCATTTTACACTGAGTGCCCTTTGGAATCTCACAGATGAGGCTCCAACCACATGTGGGCACTTCATTGACAACAAAGGACTGGAGCTTTTCATGAGAGTTTTACAG GCATTTCCAGCTGACTCCTCTACACAGCATAAGGTGCTTGGCCTTCTG AACAATGTAGCTGAAGTGAGAGAGCTCCATCCCAAGTTAATGCAGAAGGACTTTGTGGACCACATCAATGAGTTGTTGACCAGTCCCGAGATGGAAGTCAGTTACTTCTCAGCTGGGATTATTGCTAATTTACTATCCAGAGGCGAGCAAGCTTGGACATTAAGTCAAACTCAGAGAAGACAGCTTATTGAGAAACTG CACTCAGCCCTCTTGAAGTGGCCAACACCAGAATGCAAGATGGTAGCACTGCCAGCTTATAG ATCCCTCAAGCCATTCTACCCACTACTTGATTGTTTTATGTTACCTGGTGTACAGATCTGGGCAGCATGGGCCATCCTGCACATTTGCTACAAAACCC ctgcCAGATACTGTGCCATGATAATAGAAGAGGATGGGCTACAACATTTATATAATATCAAAGAAAATGACCAGAGTGATCCAGATGTCCAGTATTTAACAACTGAAATACTAACTTACATGGATAATCACATGATGTATTATGGGAAGCCTAAGCACCTAAATGAGCTACAGGCCAAATCAAATGGATAA
- the ECHDC2 gene encoding enoyl-CoA hydratase domain-containing protein 2, mitochondrial: MLPLGRAGGWFRALSAVCLETSGKFPKRCMSAGRKKEILLQVHGEANCGIAEIQMNRPHAKNSLGKVFVNELYETLDILHYDENVRVVIIKSNVKGVFCAGADLKERAQMTDSQAVHFVQGLRTLMDGVASLPMPTIAAIEGYALGGGLELALACDLRVAASPAKMGLIETTRGLFPGAGGSQRLPRCIGIGRAKELIFTGRQIDGQEAYSIGLVNHVVQQNEEGDAAYQRALALAEEIVPRAPIAVKMSKVAINRGSEVDIASGMAIEGICYTLNIPLTKEPTRKLDIGCFH, translated from the exons ATGCTTCCACTGGGGAGAGCAGGCGGGTGGTTTCGGGCGCTGTCGGCAGTATGTCTCGAGACATCTGGCAAGTTTCCCAAAAGATGCATGTCCGCGGGGAGGAAAAAAGAGATCCTGTTACAAGTTCATGGGGAGGCGAACTGCG GCATTGCAGAAATTCAAATGAACAGACCGCATGCCAAAAATTCACTGGGTAAAGTGTTTGTGAACGAA CTTTATGAAACCCTTGACATTCTCCATTATGATGAAAATGTTCGTGTAGTGATTATCAAGAGCAATGTAAAAGGTGTTTTTTGTGCAG GTGCTGACCTAAAAGAACGTGCTCAGATGACTGATTCTCAAGCTGTTCATTTTGTTCAGGGGCTCAGAACCTTAATGGATGGTGTTG CTTCACTGCCAATGCCAACCATTGCTGCAATTGAAGGCTATGCATTGGGCGGAGGCTTGGAACTGGCGCTAGCTTGTGATCTCCGTGTGGCAG CATCACCTGCAAAAATGGGTCTCATTGAGACAACCAGAGGACTTTTCCCAGGTGCAG GTGGATCGCAACGTCTACCACGATGCATTGGAATAGGCCGTGCAAAAGAACTCATTTTCACTGGCAGACAGATTGATGGACAAGAAGCCTATTCAATTGGGCTAGTTAACCATGTGGTGCAACAAAATGAGGAGGGTGATGCAGCTTATCAAAGAGCATTGGCTTTAGCTGAAGAAATCGTTCCTCGG GCTCCAATAGCAGTGAAAATGAGTAAGGTGGCCATAAACAGAGGAAGTGAG GTTGACATCGCTTCTGGGATGGCTATTGAAGGAATATGTTACACTCTG AATATCCCTCTTACAAAGGAGCCGACTAGGAAGCTGGACATTGGCTGCTTTCACTAG
- the LOC125433485 gene encoding protein zyg-11 homolog B-like isoform X1, with protein MVRFLHIQNRQRAPLTVCGDCSAVQAEASPYSLVDICLNALVADLEKFCIQRPDGSLCLKESERLPQEVADRLLQTMAYRELLNDGTVGIFRGNQIRLKQACIRKAKISAQAFQQAFCHHKLIELDAAGMNEAVTVSDVVSRLGSSVWIQSNLQCLVLDSITLSPTNAYERCFSQLSGLRSLSITNVAFRDEDLAEVASLPRLESLDISSTSVTDITALVACKDRLKSLIMHGLKSLNMPAPKFLNVMRELKYLNHLDISDEQHSRSHISVHLLGEKDILPDLVSLDISGSKGITDEAVEAFVRQRPKMRFVGLLGTEAGYTEFLSGEGTLKVSGGENENQISEALKRYSERACFVKEAFFHLFTHTCFMRITKPEILKLVIIGMRNHPLDLAVQLTASACALNLTRQGLAAGMPVRLLSSVIQLLLKAMETFPEQQQQLQKNCLLSLSSVRILQDVPFNRFAAAKFVVQWLCNPENQHIQRIAVNIISILALKLSDEQAAQLIAEFYIVVEKLLEIVEQKTNQNELDTTFHFTLSALWNLTDEAPTTCGHFIDNKGLELFMRVLQAFPADSSTQHKVLGLLNNVAEVRELHPKLMQKDFVDHINELLTSPEMEVSYFSAGIIANLLSRGEQAWTLSQTQRRQLIEKLHSALLKWPTPECKMVALPAYRSLKPFYPLLDCFMLPGVQIWAAWAILHICYKTPARYCAMIIEEDGLQHLYNIKENDQSDPDVQYLTTEILTYMDNHMMYYGKPKHLNELQAKSNG; from the exons ATGGTGCGGTTCCTGCACATCCAGAACCGGCAACGAGCCCCACTAACTGTTTGCGGAGATTGTTCTGCTGTGCAG GCTGAAGCATCTCCTTATTCCTTAGTTGATATCTGCTTAAATGCCTTAGTTGCTGATTTAGAAAAATTTTGCATACAGAGGCCAGATGGGTCATTATGCTTGAAAGAGTCAGAAAGGTTACCTCAAGAAGTGGCTGATCGATTACTGCAGACAATGGCATATCGAG AACTGTTGAATGATGGGACGGTGGGCATTTTCCGAGGCAACCAAATACGTTTGAAGCAAGCTTGCATCCGCAAAGCAAAGATCTCTGCCCAGGCCTTCCAGCAGGCATTCTGCCATCACAAACTAATAGAGCTTGATGCTGCAGGGATGAATGAAGCTGTTACTGTTTCAGATGTCGTGAGCAGGCTGGGTAGTAGCGTGTGGATCCAGAGCAACCTCCAGTGCCTTGTTTTGGACTCGATAACTCTTTCCCCAACAAATGCTTATGAAAGGTGTTTTAGCCAGCTCTCTGGTCTTCGTTCTTTGAGCATTACCAATGTGGCCTTCCGTGATGAAGATTTAGCAGAGGTTGCTTCCCTGCCAAGATTAGAAAGCTTGGATATATCCAGCACTTCTGTCACAGACATAACTGCACTCGTTGCCTGCAAGGATCGGCTTAAATCTCTCATTATGCATGGTTTGAAAAGTTTAAATATGCCTGCACCAAAGTTCTTGAATGTCATGAGAGAGCTAAAGTATTTGAATCATCTTGATATCTCAGATGAACAACATTCCCGATCACATATATCTGTTCATCTATTGGGGGAAAAAGACATTCTGCCAGACCTTGTATCTTTGGACATTTCTGGGAGTAAAGGCATTACAGATGAAGCTGTAGAAGCATTTGTCAGACAGCGACCTAAAATGCGGTTTGTGGGGTTACTGGGTACTGAAGCAGGATATACAGAGTTCCTTTCAGGAGAAGGAACCTTGAAG GTGTcaggaggagaaaatgaaaacCAGATTTCAGAAGCTTTGAAGCGCTACAGTGAAAGGGCTTGCTTTGTGAAAGAAGCCTTTTTTCACCTTTTTACTCATACATGTTTTATGAGAATCACAAAGCCTGAAATCCTAAAG CTTGTAATTATTGGAATGAGGAATCACCCTCTGGACTTAGCAGTACAGTTGACTGCTAGTGCCTGTGCCCTGAACTTAACTAGACAAGGTCTAGCAGCAGGCATGCCTGTCCGCCTACTCTCCAGTGTTATCCAGCTGCTTTTGAAGGCCATGGAAACTTTTCCTGAACAGCAGCAG CAGCTGCAGAAGAATTGCCTTCTTTCTTTATCAAGTGTCAGAATCCTGCAAGATGTTCCATTTAACAG GTTTGCAGCTGCCAAATTTGTTGTTCAGTGGCTGTGTAACCCGGAAAATCAACATATACAAAGAATAGCTGTTAATATTATCTCTATCCTGGCATTAAAG CTTTCAGATGAACAGGCAGCACAACTTATTGCAGAGTTCTACATAGTTGTTGAG AAACTTCTTGAAATTGTTGAACAGAAAACCAATCAAAATGAACTGGACACAACTTTTCATTTTACACTGAGTGCCCTTTGGAATCTCACAGATGAGGCTCCAACCACATGTGGGCACTTCATTGACAACAAAGGACTGGAGCTTTTCATGAGAGTTTTACAG GCATTTCCAGCTGACTCCTCTACACAGCATAAGGTGCTTGGCCTTCTG AACAATGTAGCTGAAGTGAGAGAGCTCCATCCCAAGTTAATGCAGAAGGACTTTGTGGACCACATCAATGAGTTGTTGACCAGTCCCGAGATGGAAGTCAGTTACTTCTCAGCTGGGATTATTGCTAATTTACTATCCAGAGGCGAGCAAGCTTGGACATTAAGTCAAACTCAGAGAAGACAGCTTATTGAGAAACTG CACTCAGCCCTCTTGAAGTGGCCAACACCAGAATGCAAGATGGTAGCACTGCCAGCTTATAG ATCCCTCAAGCCATTCTACCCACTACTTGATTGTTTTATGTTACCTGGTGTACAGATCTGGGCAGCATGGGCCATCCTGCACATTTGCTACAAAACCC ctgcCAGATACTGTGCCATGATAATAGAAGAGGATGGGCTACAACATTTATATAATATCAAAGAAAATGACCAGAGTGATCCAGATGTCCAGTATTTAACAACTGAAATACTAACTTACATGGATAATCACATGATGTATTATGGGAAGCCTAAGCACCTAAATGAGCTACAGGCCAAATCAAATGGATAA